One window of Gloeothece citriformis PCC 7424 genomic DNA carries:
- a CDS encoding glucosamine-6-phosphate deaminase, producing METYQFKKDTLSVWVCPSSKTLAQTAAESVEEYLHPIFSKQQTATLVLATGNSQLEFLAHLVAREQIDWSRIILFHLDEYLGISADSPASFRYYLQENLIKHISPKHFYGIEAEALEPLAECERYSQLLKQHPIDLCFLGIGSNGHLAFNEPGVANFKDPYPVKLVKLAEKTRLTQVEQGHFSHLDTVPQYAYTLTLSTILTANKIICLASGTTKAPIVKQMLTDTITPACPASGLRFHPNTTLFLDGEAAIQLEGNLA from the coding sequence ATGGAGACTTATCAATTTAAGAAAGATACTCTCTCGGTCTGGGTTTGTCCCTCCTCAAAAACTTTAGCACAAACAGCCGCCGAATCAGTAGAAGAGTATTTACACCCTATTTTCTCAAAACAACAGACAGCAACCTTGGTATTAGCAACCGGAAATTCACAACTAGAATTTTTAGCCCATTTAGTTGCTAGAGAGCAAATTGATTGGAGTCGGATTATTTTGTTCCATCTCGATGAATATTTAGGGATTTCAGCCGATTCGCCGGCCAGTTTTCGTTATTATCTCCAAGAAAACCTAATTAAACATATTTCCCCAAAACACTTTTATGGAATTGAAGCAGAAGCTTTAGAACCTTTAGCTGAATGTGAACGTTATAGTCAACTCTTAAAACAACATCCTATCGATTTATGTTTTCTAGGAATAGGTTCTAATGGCCATCTAGCTTTTAATGAACCTGGGGTAGCCAACTTTAAAGATCCTTATCCCGTTAAACTCGTCAAACTTGCCGAAAAAACCCGCCTAACTCAAGTCGAACAGGGTCATTTTTCCCATTTAGATACTGTTCCTCAATATGCTTATACTTTGACCCTTAGCACCATTTTAACCGCAAATAAAATTATTTGTTTAGCGTCAGGAACAACTAAAGCCCCTATTGTTAAACAAATGTTAACCGACACCATTACCCCCGCTTGTCCTGCCTCTGGGTTAAGATTTCATCCTAATACAACTTTATTTTTAGATGGTGAGGCAGCTATTCAACTAGAGGGGAATTTGGCCTAA